From the genome of Deltaproteobacteria bacterium, one region includes:
- the pstA gene encoding phosphate ABC transporter permease PstA, whose protein sequence is MTEKAGFLSLALSSLLVVLVLFWIIGDIFINGASVINWTFLSQSPREGMTQGGIFPAIIGTLLVSLITILMAVPLGMFSAIYLNEYAYQGKLVRLIRLSIRNLSGVPSIVYGLFGVALFVRFLHFGAGILSAGMTLGLLTLPWTITASEEALKTVPKSFRDGALALGATKWQAIRTNVLPYAIPGMLTGAILGLARAAGETAPILFTGAAFFLPFLPRSLFDQFMALPYHLYILATQHQDIARVRPIAYGTALVLIALILCLNGIAIVIRYRYRKRARMNQ, encoded by the coding sequence ATAACCGAAAAAGCAGGCTTTTTATCGCTGGCCCTTTCCAGCCTGTTGGTAGTCCTGGTACTCTTCTGGATCATAGGGGATATTTTTATTAACGGGGCTTCGGTGATCAATTGGACCTTCCTTTCCCAATCCCCCCGGGAAGGGATGACTCAAGGGGGGATCTTCCCGGCCATTATCGGGACCTTACTCGTCAGCCTGATCACCATCCTGATGGCCGTACCTTTGGGCATGTTCAGCGCCATCTATTTGAATGAATACGCCTATCAGGGGAAACTGGTCCGATTGATACGGCTGTCCATACGCAATCTCTCAGGCGTCCCCTCCATTGTCTATGGGCTGTTCGGCGTAGCCCTGTTTGTGCGTTTCCTCCATTTCGGGGCCGGCATTCTTTCGGCGGGCATGACCCTGGGACTCCTGACCCTGCCCTGGACCATCACCGCCAGTGAAGAGGCTTTAAAGACCGTGCCCAAATCCTTTCGGGACGGGGCACTGGCCCTGGGGGCCACCAAATGGCAGGCCATCCGCACCAATGTCTTACCCTACGCCATCCCGGGGATGTTGACCGGGGCCATTCTCGGGCTGGCCCGGGCGGCCGGTGAAACCGCTCCGATCTTATTTACCGGAGCGGCCTTTTTCCTGCCCTTTCTGCCCAGGTCCCTTTTTGATCAATTTATGGCCCTCCCCTATCACCTCTACATACTGGCCACGCAGCATCAGGATATCGCACGGGTCCGTCCCATCGCTTACGGCACGGCCCTGGTTTTAATCGCCCTGATCCTTTGTCTGAATGGCATAGCCATTGTCATTCGTTACCGGTATCGCAAGAGAGCCAGGATGAACCAGTGA
- a CDS encoding phosphate ABC transporter ATP-binding protein, whose translation MKPSDSIQATGRDIKIQVRDLNFYYGPQKALDDLNLDIPAYQVTAFIGPSGCGKSTFLRCLNRMNETILGTRIEGTILLEGEDIYAPEVDVVDVRRRVGMVFQKSNPFPKTIFENVAYGLRINGMKDKRKIAEIVERSLRDAAIWEEVKDRLYESALGLSGGQQQRLCIARALAIKPEVILMDEPASALDPIATQKIEDLIQKLKEEYTIVIVTHNMQQAARVSDITAFFYLGKLIEVGDTGIIFTKPRLSQTEDYITGRFG comes from the coding sequence ATGAAACCATCCGATTCCATCCAGGCAACGGGCAGGGATATAAAAATCCAGGTCAGGGACCTCAATTTTTATTATGGTCCCCAGAAGGCCCTGGATGATTTAAACCTCGACATCCCCGCCTATCAGGTTACGGCCTTTATCGGCCCTTCCGGGTGCGGCAAGAGCACCTTCTTACGTTGTCTGAACCGGATGAATGAAACCATCCTGGGTACCCGGATCGAAGGGACCATCCTCCTGGAAGGGGAAGACATTTATGCTCCGGAAGTCGATGTGGTCGATGTGCGCCGCCGCGTGGGCATGGTTTTTCAAAAATCCAATCCCTTTCCCAAAACTATTTTTGAAAATGTGGCTTATGGGTTGCGCATCAATGGGATGAAGGACAAAAGGAAAATAGCCGAGATTGTGGAAAGGAGCCTGCGGGATGCCGCCATCTGGGAGGAAGTCAAAGACCGGCTCTATGAATCGGCCCTGGGACTTTCCGGCGGACAGCAGCAACGGCTGTGCATTGCCAGGGCCCTGGCCATCAAGCCCGAGGTGATCCTGATGGATGAACCGGCTTCCGCCCTGGACCCGATTGCCACCCAGAAGATCGAAGACCTGATCCAGAAGCTGAAAGAAGAATATACCATCGTCATCGTCACCCACAACATGCAGCAGGCCGCCCGCGTCTCCGATATCACGGCCTTTTTTTACCTGGGAAAACTGATCGAGGTGGGCGATACCGGAATCATTTTTACCAAACCCCGTTTAAGCCAGACCGAGGATTATATTACCGGAAGGTTTGGCTAA